A part of Streptomyces sp. NBC_01497 genomic DNA contains:
- a CDS encoding GNAT family N-acetyltransferase: MTTAAGHPLDNPARSSLTGPHAHLAERHGQLLRYPVDMSPWLALPDERENWSWAEITEFVQPGGTFSVAGFDAVPPADWDVFFHADGVQMDGTGVRGEADPEAVLLGPADVPEMLDLVERTRPGPFLPRTGEMGTYLGIRRGGRLVGMAGERMHPPGWTEISAVCTDPDFRGQGLGGRLIRAVAAGIQERGEKPFLHAAAANVGAVRLYETLGFALRRKITFAGVRIPAA, encoded by the coding sequence TTGACCACGGCAGCGGGCCATCCGCTCGACAACCCCGCCCGGTCCTCGCTGACCGGGCCGCACGCTCACCTCGCCGAGCGCCACGGGCAGCTGCTGCGCTACCCCGTCGACATGTCGCCCTGGCTCGCGCTGCCCGACGAGCGGGAGAACTGGAGCTGGGCGGAGATCACGGAGTTCGTCCAGCCCGGCGGCACCTTCTCCGTCGCCGGTTTCGACGCCGTTCCGCCCGCCGACTGGGATGTCTTCTTCCATGCGGACGGCGTCCAGATGGACGGCACGGGTGTCCGCGGTGAGGCCGACCCCGAAGCCGTACTCCTCGGCCCCGCCGACGTCCCCGAGATGCTCGACCTGGTGGAGCGCACCCGTCCCGGCCCCTTCCTGCCGCGTACCGGGGAGATGGGTACGTATCTCGGCATCCGCAGGGGCGGCCGGCTCGTCGGCATGGCGGGCGAACGCATGCACCCGCCGGGCTGGACGGAGATCAGCGCCGTCTGCACCGACCCCGATTTCCGGGGCCAGGGCCTCGGCGGACGGCTGATCAGGGCGGTCGCCGCGGGGATCCAGGAGCGCGGGGAGAAGCCGTTCCTGCACGCCGCCGCCGCCAACGTGGGGGCGGTACGGCTCTACGAAACGCTCGGCTTCGCACTGCGCCGGAAGATCACCTTCGCCGGGGTACGGATCCCGGCGGCCTGA